The Salvelinus namaycush isolate Seneca chromosome 26, SaNama_1.0, whole genome shotgun sequence genomic sequence CATCTCTTTCTCAGTAGTGTAGAACACCATCGGTCTCCTAcatatcatctctctctcagtagagTAGAACACCATCGGTCTCCTACATATCATCTCTCTCAGTAGAGTAGAACACCATCGGTCTCCTACATATCATCTCTTTCTCAGTAGTGTAGAACACCATCGGTCTCCTACATATCATCTTTCTCTCAGTAGTGTAGAACACCATCGGTCTCCTACATATCATCTCTTTCTCAGTAGTGTAGAACACCATCGGTCTCTTAcatatcatctctctctcagtagagTAGAACAACATCGGTCtctgtagtaacctggtatatttatgtttaccagtagatggcagtattgactcaagacgggggtttgcttcccgctatccgtagctatttcctatgtctgcctatataactatgattaagaaagcttcaggtagtttaagccaggtgcatTGGAGGATGTAATTCtaaattacaattaaatactaaaccgtacttattaagtctcatgagtcgtaactctaagaagcctttaaggatactacagTCTCCTAcatatcatctctctctcagtagagTAGAACAACAGCAAGCCTAGGGCTAGGAGGAACAGAGCTCATGTCACTTCTCACaatgagagatagagggagactaagagagagggacagagacagagaatgacggggatgaggagAGACAATTTTATTGAACTTGGAAAGCCAAAACATTTCAATAAATGAGTATGAATACACTCCCGTCCCAACACAATGTGTACACTTAACGCCTACCCAATTATAGCAAGCCattccagacagagagagagagagagagagagagggagagagggagagaaagagagagtgagagagagaggacagagagggagagagagagagagagagagagagagagagagagagagagcgagagagagagagagagagagagagagaagtacagagagacaaacagacacactgcAGGAATAGCAATAGGCAGCTGCAGCGAGGCAATGCGAATAGCGGGAAGGATATGAGGGAAGGATATGAGGGAAGGATATGCAGAGAGTGAGAGGTGAGCTGCCCGTTAAATACACTCTCCTTTTGAAGTCTTCCACCTGTTCTTCTCTTCGgtctctccattcctctcagCTCAGAGAGGAATCTGCCTCAAAAGGTCTAGCTTTACAAACAGGTTTGCAAAAGTCTGGTAACCTCGGGTTACCGGTTTTCCAGAAGTCCCAGTTGGAAGATTCCTGAAATCAGGATGGAATCAACAAGGACACTAACCTAGTTATATTACTAgcctagttctattactacactagttctattactacactaccctagttctattactacacaagcctagttctattactacactagttctattactacactagttctattactacactaccctagttctattactagcctagttctattactacactagttctattactagcctagttctattactacactagttctattactacactagttctattactacactagttctattactacactaccctagttctattactacactagttctattactacactaccctagttctattactacactagttctattactacactagttctattactacactagttctattactacactagttctattactacactaccctagttctattactacactagttctattactagCCCCGTTCTATTACTAaactagttctattactacactagttctattactacactagttctattactacactagttctattactacactagttctattactacactagttctattactagcctagttctattactacactagttctattactacactagttctattactacactagttctattactacactagttctattactacactagttctattactacactagttctattactagcctagttctattactagcctagttctattactacactagttctattactacactagttctattactacactggttctattactacactaacctagttctattactaaactagttctattactacactggttctattactacactagcctagttctattactacactagttctattactacactagttctattactacactagcctagttctattactacactacactagttctattactacactagttctattactacactagttcTATTATTACACTAccctagttctattactacactagttcTATTATTACACTAccctagttctattactacactagttctattactacactagttatattactacactagttctattactacactagttctattactacactagttctattactacactaccctagttctattactacactagttctattactacactaacctagttctattactagcctagttctattactacactagttctattactacactagttctattactacactagttctattactacactagttctattactacactagttctattactagcctagttctattactagcctagttctattactacactaccctagttctattactacactagttctattactacactagttctaatactacactagttctattactacactagttctattactaccctagttctattactagcctagttctattactacactagttctattactacactagttctattactacactggttctattactacactagttctattactacactagttctattactacactaccctagttctattactacactagtcCTATTACTACACTAccctagttctattactacactagttctattactacactagttctattactagCCTAGTTCTATTACTAAACTAGTTCTATTACTAGCCTAGTTCTTTTACTAaactagttctattactacactagcCTAGTTTTATTActacactagttctattactaaactagttctattactacactagcctagttctattactacactacactagttctattactagCCTCGTTCTATTACTAGCCTAGTTCTATTACTAgactagttctattactacactagttctattactagCCTCGTTCTATTACTAaactagttctattactacactagttctattactacactaccctagttctattactacactaccctagttctattactagcctagttctattactacactagttctattactacactagttctattactagcctagttctattactacactagttctattactacactagttctattactagcctagttctattactacactagttctattactagcctagttctattactagcctagttctattactacactagttctattactacactagttctattactagCCTCGTTCTATTACTAaactagttctattactacactagttctattactacactacactggttctattactacactagttctattactacactaccCTAGTCCTTTTActacactagttctattactacactaccctcgttctattactacactagttctattactacactaccctcgttctattactacactagttctattactagcctagttctattactagcctagttctattactacactagcctagttctattactaaactagttctattactacactagttctattactagcctagtctattactacactagttctattactacactagttctattactacactagttctattactacactagttctattactacactaccctagttctattactacactagttctattactacactagttctattactagcctagttctattactacactagttctattactaccctagttctattactacactagttctattactacactaccCTAGTTCTATTATtacactagttctattactacactagttctattactacactagttctattactacactagttctattactaAACTAGTTATATTActacactagttctattactacactagttctattactacactagttctattactacactaccctagttctattactacactagttctattactacactagttctattactacactaccctagttctattactacactagttctattactacactagttctattactagcctagttctattactaaactagttctattactacactagttctattactacactagatctattactacactagttctattactacactaccctagttctattactagcctagttctattactacactagttctattactagcctagttctattactaaactagttctattactagcctagttctattactacactagttctattactacactaccctagttctattactacactaccctagttctattactagcctagttctattactacactagttctattactacactaccctagttctattactagcctagttctattactacactagttctattactagcctagttctattactacactagttctattactacactagttctattactagcctagttctattactaaactagttctattactacactagttctattactaccctagttctattactacactagttctattactacactagttctattactacactagttctattactacactaccCTAGTTCTATTACTAGCCTAGTTCTATTACTAGCCTAGTTCTATTACTAGCCTAGTTATATTACTACActacactagttctattactagCCTAGTTCTATTACTAAACTAGTTCTATTACTAGCCTAGTTCTATTACTAAACTAGTTATATTActacactagttctattactaccctagttctattactacactagttctattactacactagttctattactacactagttctattactacactaccctagttctattactacactagttctattactacactagttctattactagcctagttctattactacactagttctattactacactagttctattactacactagttctattactacactagttctattactacactaccctagttctattactacactagttctattactacactaccctagttctattactacactagttctattactacactagttctattactacactagttctattactacactagttctattactacactagttATATTACTACACTAGTTATATTACTAgcctagttctattactacactagttctattactacactagttctattactacactagttctattactacactagcCTAGTTCTATTACTAGCCTAGTTCTATTACTAGCCTAGTTCTATTACTGCGCCAGCCTCAATTTATCAACACTGCCCTCTAACAATTTAATCTTCTAAACCTCTTCAATGTCCATAAAAACATATTATTGGACAGCTGACGCAGAACACACTTTTTCTTTTAAGAAATGTCCTTTTCTAGTTTATCACAAAGACTCCTGCCCCGTCAGATAGACAACATTGAGAGTGTGTCTTGGACCACTCCACTGTCTAATTCTGTACCCGTCGTTTTAGGGTGTGTTCCAGATATGCAGATTTTGCACAGATGATCAGATCTCAAAATGCCTGGAGAAGTGTTTACCATCTCAGTAACCACGTCCACATTTTATAATGACCCTCTTGTCTGTACAGCGTGTTTGTATGTATTTGTtgatcctttatttaaccaggaagttaCATTGAGGTTGACATCTCTGAGTCCTGCTTTGTATCTAGGTTCGACTCTTAATGTTCTCTTAATTTAACTTAATTGATGAGTTTACGTCATTGGTTATGAGGCTATGAATTCACCTTAGTATAAGGCTTAGTAACAAcctatttctcctctctctcagatcTGTCCATTCCGATCGTCACTATGTCCGGTATGGACTTCTCATTGGAGGAGCTCAACAGAACCGAAATCTCCCCAGACAACGGAAACTTCCTGAGGTTCTCCCCCACCTCTGTTTCCACTGCAGCCGCGGCGGCGGGGACAGGGTTGTCGTCGGGGCGACAGGAGAATGTTTACGTGTACGTGTGGATCTTCCTGAGTCTGCTGGTGTTCCTGCTGTCGTTGATCATCATCGCCCTCCACAGGCTAAAGAATATCATtacatcctcctcctctgtaCCTGACTGCAGCAGTGAGGGGGGCAGCTCATTCACCAACATGGAGATCTGTAGTATATCTTCACAGAGATCCACCGTGTCCTCACTGTccatctgagacacacacacacacacacacatacacacacacacacacacacacacacacacacacacacacacacacatacacatacacatacacatacacatacacatacacatacacacacatacacacacacacacacacacacacacacacacacacacacacacacacacacacacacacacacacacacacactcctgtaaaCAAGCTTTTCAGTTGGACCATATGGGACTTTACTCCGATGTGTTATGGCGGTAGCTTGAACtgaactctgaactctctgtGACTTCTCCTTTTGGCTCATGGGAAACATAGTTCACTCTGTAAAGAACATAaccaggaagagggagagagaactctGTTTTTGAATCTGGGGTATATTTACTATGACCCAAACGGAAGCAAAAGGGCCGAAAACCTTTTcctacggtgtgcactaatgaaacACCAGTGGTCTGTTTCGATTCTCGCATCCATGGAATACAACTTTGGAATCTTAGAAGTCCTCAGGCAAGTTGGCCGGGGTCTAATCTTATCTAGTGTCGCTTTTTGTGTGATTTATATCGgttctttctctttttatttgaAATAGGAAACAACCGCTTCTGTTACTAATTCCACATGGATTAACATTATGTGACTGATATGTTTATCTCAGATAACATATCTCATCCAGGATTGCTTTCATTCAAAGTTCATCTTTCTCTGGCTGTGTACAAAATGGCacaatattccctatataattgGTTCTGGCCAACAGTAGTGttctctatagggaataggggccatttCAGACTCGTCCCCACTGCTGTTTTCTTTCTGTAATATCCTAAATCCTTATTGTTTCCAGGGCAACCTGTACTAACCTGATTTTAGTGCGACGTATAGTTCTTTCTGTAATTTCAAAATATCTCTACTGTTTCCAGGGCAACCTGTACTAACCTGGTTTAACTGTGAAGTATATTTCTTTCTGTAATAACAAAATATCTCTACTGTTTCCAGCGCAACCTGTACTAACCTGGTTTAACTGTGAAGTACATACTGAACCAGACCTCATATTTGATTATTTTGAAAGTATTGAATTGTAATGGACTGGATATCGAGAAGGttcaacaataaaaaatatattaacaTTTGTAATACTGTATATCGCTCTTTGTTTTAAGGTATAACCCCGCAACTGGCCTCATTTCCTGACATTGTTACGGACAAAAACTCCACACAAGGAAAAACAACATGAGTAAGAACAGAAATAAAGGGGAAAAAGGCCGTAAAGCCTGAGTATTCTCTCCCAGGGAACAGCGGCCTTATGCCATAAAGCCTGAGTATTCTCTCCCAGGGAACAGCGGCCTTATGCCATAAAGCCAGAGTATTCTCTCCCAGGGAACAGCGGCCTTATGCCATAAAGCCAGAGTATTCTCTCCCAGGGAACAGCGGCCTTATGCCATAAAGCCAGAGTATTCTCTCCCAGGGAACAGCGGCCTTATGCCATAAAGCCAGAGTATTCTCTCCCAGGGAACAGCGGCCTTATGCCATAAAGCCAGAGTATTCTCTCCCAGGGAACAGCGGCCTTATGCCATAAAGCCAGAGTATTCTCTCCCAGGGAACAGCGGCCTTATGCCATAAAGCCAGAGTATTCTCTCCCAGGGAACAGCGGCCTTATGCCATAAAGCCAGAGTATTCTCTCCCAGGGAACAGCGGCCTTATGCCATAAAGCCAGAGTATTCTCTCCCAGGGAACAGCGGCCTTATGCCATAAAGCCAGAGTATTCTCTCCCAGGGAACAGCGGCCTTATGCCATAAAGCCAGAGTATTCTCTCCCAGGGAACAGCGGCCTTATGCCATAAAGCCAGAGTATTCTCTCCCAGGGAACAGCGGCCTTATGCCATAAAGCCAGACTATTCTCTCTCAGGGAACAGCGGCCTTATGCCATAAAGCCAGAGTATTCTCTCCCAGGGATCAGCGACCTTATGCCATAAAGCCAGAGTATTCTCTCCCAGGGAACAGCGGCCTTATACCATAAAGCCAAAGAGTATTCTCTCCCAGGGAACAGCGGCCTTATACCATAAAGCCAAAGAGTATTCTCTCCCAAGGATCAGCGGCCTTATGCCATAAAGCCAGAGTATTCTCTCCCAGGGATCAGCGGCCTTATACCATAAAGCCAGAGTATTCTCTCCcagggatcaaatcaaatcaaatgtatttatataaccCTTCTTACaacagctgatatctcaaagtgctgtacagaaacccagcctaacactccgaacagcaagcaatgcaggtgtagaagcacggtggctaggaaaaactccctagaaaggccaaaacctaggaagaaacctagagaggaaccaggctatgaggggtggccagtcctcttctggctgtgtcgggtggagattataacagaacatggccaagatgttcaaatgttcataaatgaccagcatggtcaaataataataatcacagtagttgtcgagggtgcagcaagtcagcacctcaggagtaaatgtcagttggcttttcatagccgatcattaagagtatctctaccgctcctgcggtctctagagagttgaaaacagcaggtctgggacaggtagcacgtccggtgaacaggtcagggttccatagccgcagtgGCCATACATTCTGAGAGCTCCTCTCGATGCCCTTCCAGTTGATTTGACCCGAAACATCTTTATTCAGTTAGTGTTACGTTGCATGTAGTGACCCTGATGTTGCTTTGGTCAGTCCACCATTTCAGCTTTGGGTTTTGAATCTGTCAAAGAAGACGTCAGCTCTCTCTTAGTCTTTTCTGCAGCCGTCCTCTATAAAGGTATTTGAAGTTTTAACATTCTCCTTCGTGTAGCTTACCCATTTCTTCTCATCAACATCTTCATTCGTCTACCACTCTCTCATCCTCAACTCTCAGATATCAGCTCTTCTCTAGCCAAGCTTATACCTGCTTCTAACATGCGTCTGTTGCCCTGATCTTGtctacattctgattgtgcccacatttgtcGACAGGGGTAGACAATCAAAAGATacattgtgatctgattgtgattCGATCTTCCTAAACACCTCCGGAGGTAGTTGAAGACGAATCTTGTACGTACAGTGTAGCCTTGAAGTGTAAAGGAATCCTGACAACGTATACAGTTTGCCAGCGTCACGTTGTTCCAAgaactggctctctgccagaccactgactgaaacacctcccatccaggcccacatcacagtagaggcttcattcaacgttctacagactgttgacatctggaaggcgtaggaagtgcaaacagatccatatcttactgggatttgaataggcgatgagttgaacatcgaccagcctcagacttctcacttcctgtttggatattttctcaggttttgcctgccatatgagttctgttatactcacagacatcattcaaacagttttagaaacttcagagtgttttctatccaatagtaataataatatgcatatattagcatctgggacagagtaggaggcagttcactctgggcacgctattcatccaaagtgaaaatgctgccccctatcctagagaagttaatgtcaagccctgcatgtttttttttcaaaagtctcattgaatgtaggcctacattgaacaccacacat encodes the following:
- the LOC120021158 gene encoding serine rich and transmembrane domain containing 1; translation: MSGMDFSLEELNRTEISPDNGNFLRFSPTSVSTAAAAAGTGLSSGRQENVYVYVWIFLSLLVFLLSLIIIALHRLKNIITSSSSVPDCSSEGGSSFTNMEICSISSQRSTVSSLSI